The following proteins are co-located in the Haloarcula marismortui ATCC 43049 genome:
- a CDS encoding 50S ribosomal protein L5: protein MSSESESGGDFHEMREPRIEKVVVHMGIGHGGRDLANAEDILGEITGQMPVRTKAKRTVGEFDIREGDPIGAKVTLRDEMAEEFLQTALPLAELATSQFDDTGNFSFGVEEHTEFPSQEYDPSIGIYGLDVTVNLVRPGYRVAKRDKASRSIPTKHRLNPADAVAFIESTYDVEVSE, encoded by the coding sequence ATGAGCTCCGAGAGTGAGTCCGGCGGCGACTTCCACGAGATGCGCGAACCGCGTATCGAGAAGGTCGTCGTTCACATGGGTATCGGCCACGGTGGCCGTGACCTCGCCAACGCAGAGGACATCCTCGGGGAGATCACCGGGCAGATGCCGGTTCGAACGAAGGCCAAGCGGACTGTCGGCGAGTTCGACATCCGCGAGGGCGACCCCATCGGTGCGAAGGTCACCCTCCGCGACGAGATGGCCGAGGAGTTCCTCCAGACGGCGCTGCCGCTCGCTGAACTGGCGACAAGTCAGTTCGACGACACCGGCAACTTCAGCTTCGGCGTCGAGGAACACACCGAGTTCCCGAGCCAGGAGTACGACCCGAGCATCGGAATCTACGGGCTGGACGTGACGGTCAACCTCGTCCGTCCCGGCTACCGCGTCGCCAAGCGCGACAAGGCGTCGCGCTCGATTCCGACGAAGCATCGACTCAACCCG
- a CDS encoding 30S ribosomal protein S4e produces the protein MSNHQKRLSVPNSWPVERKTATFTVKAGAGPHGESGVPLLIVLRDVLGYADNRKEARYALNEDNVLINGKAISDEERPVGMFDILAFTEREEYYRVFPGEGGRLALTAIDPDAAQSKLGKIVTKTHVSGGDVQLGLHDGETLIVEDDQTYDAGDSIVVGNEDGEVVAHFEYEEGALVTAVDGAHAGEVGEVEEIQVTPGSAQNNVIVSQDEGEGFETVEEYVVVIDENFTGDDE, from the coding sequence ATGAGTAACCACCAGAAGCGACTCTCGGTGCCAAACAGTTGGCCCGTAGAGCGCAAAACCGCGACGTTTACGGTGAAAGCCGGTGCCGGCCCACACGGTGAGTCGGGGGTTCCCCTGCTCATCGTCCTTCGGGACGTGCTCGGCTACGCCGACAACCGCAAAGAAGCCCGCTACGCTCTCAACGAGGACAACGTCCTCATCAACGGGAAGGCCATTTCTGACGAGGAACGCCCCGTCGGGATGTTCGACATCCTGGCCTTCACCGAGCGCGAGGAGTACTACCGCGTGTTCCCCGGCGAGGGTGGTCGGCTGGCGCTGACCGCAATCGACCCGGACGCGGCACAGTCCAAGCTCGGCAAAATCGTCACCAAGACGCACGTCTCCGGTGGCGACGTCCAGCTGGGTCTCCACGACGGTGAGACGCTCATCGTTGAGGACGACCAGACCTACGACGCTGGCGACTCCATCGTCGTCGGCAACGAGGACGGCGAAGTCGTTGCCCACTTCGAATACGAAGAGGGCGCACTCGTCACGGCCGTCGACGGTGCCCACGCGGGCGAAGTCGGCGAAGTCGAGGAGATTCAGGTGACGCCGGGTTCGGCCCAGAACAACGTGATCGTCTCGCAGGACGAGGGCGAAGGCTTCGAGACAGTCGAAGAGTACGTCGTCGTCATCGACGAGAACTTCACGGGTGATGATGAATGA
- the rplX gene encoding 50S ribosomal protein L24 codes for MSKQPDKQRKSQRRAPLHERHKQVRATLSADLREEYGQRNVRVNAGDTVEVLRGDFAGEEGEVINVDLDKAVIHVEDVTLEKTDGEEVPRPLDTSNVRVTDLDLEDEKREARLESEDDSA; via the coding sequence ATGAGCAAGCAACCAGACAAACAACGCAAGAGTCAACGACGTGCCCCGCTTCACGAGCGGCACAAGCAGGTCCGGGCGACGCTGAGCGCCGACCTCCGCGAGGAGTACGGCCAGCGGAACGTCCGCGTCAACGCTGGTGACACCGTTGAGGTGCTCCGTGGTGACTTCGCCGGCGAAGAAGGCGAAGTCATCAACGTGGACCTCGACAAGGCTGTCATCCACGTCGAAGACGTCACGCTCGAAAAGACAGACGGCGAGGAAGTCCCGCGACCGCTGGACACCTCGAACGTCCGCGTGACAGACCTGGACCTCGAAGACGAGAAGCGCGAGGCGCGTCTCGAATCGGAGGATGATTCCGCATGA
- a CDS encoding 50S ribosomal protein L14 has translation MEALGADVTQGLEKGSLITCADNTGARELKVISVHGYSGTKNRHPKAGLGDKITVSVTKGTPEMRRQVLEAVVVRQRKPIRRPDGTRVKFEDNAAVIVDENEDPRGTELKGPIAREVAQRFGSVASAATMIV, from the coding sequence ATGGAAGCACTCGGTGCTGACGTCACGCAAGGCCTAGAGAAGGGCTCGCTCATCACGTGTGCGGACAACACGGGAGCGCGCGAACTCAAGGTCATTTCCGTCCACGGCTACTCGGGAACGAAGAACCGCCACCCCAAAGCTGGGCTGGGCGACAAGATCACGGTCTCGGTCACCAAGGGGACGCCCGAAATGCGTCGTCAGGTGCTCGAAGCCGTCGTCGTCCGCCAGCGAAAGCCGATCCGTCGACCCGACGGCACCCGCGTCAAGTTCGAAGACAACGCGGCCGTCATCGTCGACGAAAACGAGGACCCGCGCGGGACCGAGCTGAAAGGTCCAATCGCACGGGAAGTCGCACAGCGATTCGGCAGTGTGGCATCAGCAGCGACGATGATTGTATAG
- a CDS encoding 30S ribosomal protein S17, whose translation MALGLNVQEPEETCADQNCPFHGELSVRGQTLNGEVASTDMEKTVVVEREYDVKVPKYDRFMKRRSRVPAHAPDCLDLAVGDTVTIAECRPLSKTKSHVVVGVVADEQDGDA comes from the coding sequence ATGGCGCTAGGACTGAACGTACAGGAACCGGAGGAGACCTGTGCCGATCAGAACTGCCCGTTCCACGGAGAGCTCTCCGTGCGCGGACAGACACTGAACGGCGAGGTAGCCTCCACTGACATGGAGAAGACCGTTGTCGTCGAGCGCGAGTACGACGTGAAGGTGCCGAAATACGACCGCTTTATGAAGCGGCGGAGCCGCGTTCCGGCTCACGCACCGGACTGTCTCGACCTCGCGGTCGGTGACACGGTCACGATAGCAGAGTGTCGACCGCTCTCGAAAACGAAAAGCCACGTCGTCGTTGGCGTGGTCGCCGACGAACAGGACGGTGATGCCTGA
- a CDS encoding ribonuclease P protein component 1, with protein sequence MPLTPETLPRHELVGLDCEVVAASNPDVIGISGTVVMETTQMLTLEGADRVWHVPKDSATFAFDLSTETVLVDGDRLVARPARRTENTGDSLWR encoded by the coding sequence ATGCCACTAACACCCGAGACGCTCCCACGACACGAACTCGTCGGCCTCGACTGCGAGGTCGTCGCGGCGTCCAATCCGGATGTCATCGGTATCAGCGGAACTGTCGTCATGGAGACGACACAGATGCTGACACTCGAGGGGGCCGACCGGGTGTGGCACGTGCCGAAGGACAGCGCGACGTTCGCGTTCGACCTGTCGACCGAGACGGTTCTCGTCGACGGCGACCGCCTCGTTGCCCGTCCCGCTCGTCGCACAGAGAACACAGGAGATTCACTATGGCGCTAG
- the rpmC gene encoding 50S ribosomal protein L29 — protein sequence MTVLHVQEIRDMTPAEREAELDDLKTELLNARAVQAAGGAPENPGRIKELRKAIARIKTIQGEEGDLQENE from the coding sequence ATGACCGTCCTCCACGTCCAGGAAATTCGGGACATGACGCCCGCCGAACGCGAGGCGGAACTCGACGACCTGAAGACCGAACTACTGAACGCCCGGGCCGTCCAGGCCGCGGGTGGTGCGCCGGAGAACCCCGGTCGCATCAAGGAGCTGCGGAAGGCCATCGCCCGCATCAAGACGATTCAGGGCGAAGAAGGCGACCTGCAGGAGAACGAATAA
- a CDS encoding 30S ribosomal protein S3: MADEQQFIEDGLQRTQIDEFFAEELGRAGYGGMDVAKTPMGTQIVLKAEKPGMVIGKGGKNIRKITTELEDRFNLDDPQVDVQEVDEPDLNARIVADRLANALERGWYFRKAGHTTIDRIMESGALGAEIVLSGKVTGARSRVEKFNRGYVKHNGEPAEEIVDSGVGVAVMKLGTIGVRVKIIPPNAELPDDFEIYEDVDVEDYVADTDGESVEELLEGEPEDSETAEELDEDVAAGADDDSEADEEFVDEEIVEEDVEVPTDDDVEDVDVDELEEAVDEELDEDVEAEAEELMDEMDEEGDDE, from the coding sequence ATGGCCGACGAACAACAGTTCATCGAGGACGGACTCCAGCGGACCCAGATCGACGAGTTCTTCGCAGAGGAACTCGGTCGAGCCGGCTACGGCGGCATGGATGTCGCCAAGACGCCGATGGGGACCCAGATCGTGCTCAAAGCCGAGAAGCCAGGGATGGTCATCGGCAAGGGCGGGAAGAACATCCGGAAGATCACGACGGAACTCGAGGACCGATTCAACCTCGACGACCCGCAGGTCGACGTGCAGGAAGTCGACGAGCCGGACCTCAACGCCCGCATCGTCGCGGACCGACTGGCCAACGCACTCGAGCGTGGCTGGTACTTCCGCAAAGCGGGCCACACCACCATCGACCGCATCATGGAGTCGGGCGCACTCGGCGCAGAGATCGTCCTCTCCGGCAAGGTCACTGGTGCACGCTCGCGCGTTGAGAAGTTCAACCGCGGCTACGTCAAGCACAACGGCGAACCCGCAGAGGAGATCGTCGACAGCGGCGTCGGCGTCGCCGTGATGAAGCTCGGAACCATCGGGGTCCGAGTCAAGATCATCCCGCCGAACGCGGAGCTCCCCGACGACTTCGAGATCTACGAGGATGTCGACGTCGAGGACTACGTGGCCGACACCGACGGCGAGTCCGTCGAGGAACTCCTCGAAGGCGAGCCCGAAGACAGCGAGACGGCCGAAGAGCTCGACGAGGACGTGGCCGCCGGGGCCGACGACGACTCCGAGGCTGACGAGGAGTTCGTCGACGAGGAAATCGTCGAAGAAGACGTCGAAGTCCCGACTGACGACGATGTCGAGGATGTCGACGTTGACGAACTCGAAGAGGCTGTCGACGAGGAACTCGACGAGGACGTCGAGGCGGAAGCCGAAGAGCTGATGGATGAAATGGACGAGGAGGGTGACGACGAATGA
- a CDS encoding 50S ribosomal protein L22: MGISYSVEADPDTTAKAMLRERQMSFKHSKAIAREIKGKTAGEAVDYLEAVIEGDQPVPFKQHNSGVGHKSKVDGWDAGRYPEKASKAFLDLLENAVGNADHQGFDGEAMTIKHVAAHKVGEQQGRKPRAMGRASAWNSPQVDVELILEEPEVED; encoded by the coding sequence ATGGGAATCAGTTACTCAGTCGAAGCCGACCCGGACACGACGGCCAAAGCGATGCTCCGGGAGCGGCAGATGAGCTTCAAGCACAGCAAGGCCATCGCCCGCGAGATCAAGGGCAAAACGGCCGGCGAGGCTGTCGACTACCTCGAGGCGGTTATCGAGGGCGACCAGCCCGTTCCGTTCAAACAGCACAACTCGGGCGTCGGCCACAAAAGCAAGGTCGACGGCTGGGACGCCGGGCGCTACCCGGAGAAGGCCAGCAAGGCCTTCCTCGACCTGCTCGAGAACGCGGTCGGCAACGCCGACCACCAGGGCTTCGACGGTGAGGCCATGACCATCAAGCACGTCGCCGCCCACAAGGTCGGCGAGCAGCAGGGTCGCAAGCCCCGCGCGATGGGGCGTGCCTCGGCGTGGAATAGCCCGCAGGTCGACGTCGAACTCATCCTCGAAGAGCCGGAGGTCGAAGACTAA
- a CDS encoding 30S ribosomal protein S19: MSSEYQIGHEGEFSFRGHTLDELQEMELEEVAELLPARQRRSIVRGLTEEKHKLLEKAREAGEEETANDPIRTHLRDMPVVPEMVGLTFAVHDGQNFERVKVEPEMLGHYLGEFQLTRSSVEHGQAGIGATRSSKFVPLK, from the coding sequence ATGAGCTCAGAATATCAAATCGGCCACGAAGGAGAGTTCTCCTTCCGCGGCCACACGCTCGACGAGCTGCAGGAGATGGAGCTCGAGGAAGTCGCGGAACTGCTCCCCGCTCGACAGCGGCGAAGTATCGTACGCGGCCTGACCGAGGAGAAACACAAGCTCCTCGAGAAGGCCCGCGAGGCCGGCGAAGAGGAGACAGCCAACGACCCGATCCGGACACACCTGCGCGACATGCCGGTGGTCCCGGAGATGGTCGGGCTGACCTTCGCCGTCCACGACGGCCAGAACTTCGAGCGTGTCAAAGTCGAGCCCGAGATGCTCGGCCACTACCTCGGTGAGTTCCAGCTCACCCGGAGTAGTGTCGAACACGGTCAGGCCGGTATCGGAGCGACACGCTCCTCGAAGTTCGTACCGCTCAAATAA
- a CDS encoding 50S ribosomal protein L2: MGRRIQGQRRGRGTSTFRAPSHRYKADLEHRKVEDGDVIAGTVVDIEHDPARSAPVAAVEFEDGDRRLILAPEGVGVGDELQVGVSAEIAPGNTLPLAEIPEGVPVCNVESSPGDGGKFARASGVNAQLLTHDRNVAVVKLPSGEMKRLDPQCRATIGVVAGGGRTDKPFVKAGNKHHKMKARGTKWPNVRGVAMNAVDHPFGGGGRQHPGKPKSISRNAPPGRKVGDIASKRTGRGGNE; this comes from the coding sequence ATGGGACGACGAATCCAAGGACAACGGCGCGGCCGCGGGACCTCCACGTTCCGTGCTCCGTCGCACCGTTACAAGGCTGATCTGGAGCACCGCAAGGTCGAGGACGGCGACGTCATCGCCGGCACGGTCGTCGACATTGAGCACGACCCTGCCCGCTCGGCTCCGGTCGCTGCCGTCGAGTTCGAAGACGGCGACCGACGACTTATCCTCGCGCCGGAAGGCGTCGGGGTAGGCGACGAGCTACAGGTCGGCGTCAGCGCCGAGATCGCACCCGGGAACACGCTCCCGCTGGCCGAGATCCCAGAGGGGGTCCCGGTGTGCAACGTCGAATCCAGCCCCGGTGACGGTGGGAAGTTCGCCCGCGCGTCGGGTGTCAACGCCCAGCTGCTCACCCACGACCGCAACGTCGCGGTCGTCAAGCTCCCCTCCGGGGAGATGAAGCGGCTTGACCCGCAGTGTCGTGCTACCATCGGCGTCGTCGCCGGTGGCGGCCGAACTGACAAGCCGTTCGTGAAGGCTGGCAACAAGCATCACAAGATGAAAGCGCGAGGGACGAAGTGGCCCAACGTCCGCGGTGTGGCGATGAACGCCGTCGACCACCCGTTCGGTGGTGGCGGACGCCAGCACCCCGGCAAGCCCAAGTCCATCTCGCGGAACGCCCCGCCTGGCCGTAAGGTCGGGGACATCGCCTCGAAGCGAACAGGTCGAGGTGGCAACGAATGA
- a CDS encoding 50S ribosomal protein L23, producing the protein MSWDVIKHPHVTEKAMNDMDFQNKLQFAVDDRASKGEVADAVEEQYDVTVEQVNTQNTMDGEKKAVVRLSEDDDAQEVASRIGVF; encoded by the coding sequence ATGAGCTGGGATGTCATCAAACACCCACACGTCACGGAGAAGGCCATGAACGACATGGACTTCCAGAACAAGCTCCAGTTCGCCGTCGATGACCGCGCCTCCAAGGGCGAGGTCGCCGACGCCGTCGAGGAGCAGTACGACGTGACAGTCGAACAGGTCAACACGCAGAACACGATGGACGGCGAAAAGAAGGCCGTCGTTCGCCTCTCTGAGGACGACGACGCCCAGGAAGTCGCCTCCAGAATTGGGGTGTTCTAA
- the rpl4p gene encoding 50S ribosomal protein L4 produces the protein MQATIYDLDGNTDGEVDLPDVFETPVRSDLIGKAVRAAQANRKQDYGSDEYAGLRTPAESFGSGRGQAHVPKQDGRARRVPQAVKGRSAHPPKTEKDRSLDLNDKERQLAVRSALAATADADLVADRGHEFDRDEVPVVVSDDFEDLVKTQEVVSLLEALDVHADIDRADETKIKAGQGSARGRKYRRPASILFVTSDEPSTAARNLAGADVATASEVNTEDLAPGGAPGRLTVFTESALAEVAER, from the coding sequence ATGCAGGCAACAATCTACGACCTGGACGGCAACACAGACGGCGAGGTCGACCTGCCGGACGTCTTCGAGACGCCGGTTCGGTCCGACCTCATCGGCAAAGCTGTACGTGCCGCACAGGCCAACCGAAAGCAGGACTACGGGTCCGACGAGTACGCCGGCCTCCGAACGCCGGCCGAGTCCTTCGGTAGCGGCCGCGGCCAGGCACACGTCCCGAAGCAGGACGGCCGTGCCCGCCGCGTCCCGCAGGCGGTCAAAGGGCGAAGCGCCCACCCGCCGAAAACCGAGAAGGACCGCTCGCTCGACCTCAACGACAAGGAACGGCAGCTGGCCGTTCGCTCGGCGCTGGCTGCGACAGCCGACGCCGACCTCGTCGCCGACCGCGGCCACGAGTTCGACCGTGACGAAGTGCCCGTCGTCGTTTCCGACGACTTCGAGGACCTCGTCAAGACGCAGGAAGTCGTCTCGCTGCTGGAGGCGCTCGACGTCCACGCGGACATCGACCGCGCCGACGAGACGAAGATCAAGGCTGGACAGGGTTCGGCCCGTGGACGGAAGTACCGTCGTCCCGCCTCGATCCTCTTCGTGACCAGCGACGAGCCGTCGACGGCCGCCCGCAACCTCGCGGGGGCCGACGTGGCGACCGCCAGCGAGGTCAACACGGAAGACCTCGCGCCCGGCGGCGCGCCCGGTCGACTCACCGTCTTCACGGAATCCGCACTCGCGGAGGTGGCCGAGCGATGA
- the rpl3p gene encoding 50S ribosomal protein L3: MPQPSRPRKGSLGFGPRKRSTSETPRFNSWPSDDGQPGVQGFAGYKAGMTHVVLVNDEPNSPREGMEETVPVTVIETPPMRAVALRAYEDTPYGQRPLTEVWTDEFHSELDRTLDVPEDHDPDAAEEQIRDAHEAGDLGDLRLITHTVPDAVPSVPKKKPDVMETRVGGGSVSDRLDHALDIVEDGGEHAMNDIFRAGEYADVAGVTKGKGTQGPVKRWGVQKRKGKHARQGWRRRIGNLGPWNPSRVRSTVPQQGQTGYHQRTELNKRLIDIGEGDEPTVDGGFVNYGEVDGPYTLVKGSVPGPDKRLVRFRPAVRPNDQPRLDPEVRYVSNESNQG; encoded by the coding sequence ATGCCACAACCAAGCAGACCACGCAAAGGCTCGCTGGGCTTCGGCCCGCGCAAGCGCTCGACGAGCGAGACGCCTCGCTTCAACAGCTGGCCGTCTGACGACGGGCAGCCGGGCGTCCAAGGGTTCGCCGGCTACAAGGCAGGCATGACTCACGTTGTGCTTGTCAACGACGAACCTAACTCCCCCCGCGAAGGGATGGAGGAGACTGTCCCGGTGACAGTCATCGAGACGCCGCCGATGCGCGCCGTCGCCCTGCGAGCGTACGAAGACACGCCGTACGGTCAGCGTCCGCTGACGGAAGTCTGGACCGACGAGTTCCACTCGGAGCTCGACCGGACCCTGGACGTTCCGGAGGACCACGACCCGGACGCTGCTGAGGAACAGATACGCGACGCACACGAGGCCGGTGACCTCGGGGACCTGCGACTCATTACGCACACCGTCCCCGACGCCGTCCCGAGCGTCCCGAAGAAAAAGCCCGACGTGATGGAGACTCGCGTCGGCGGTGGGTCCGTTTCGGACCGCCTCGACCACGCCCTTGACATTGTCGAGGACGGTGGCGAACACGCCATGAACGACATCTTCCGCGCCGGCGAGTACGCCGACGTGGCCGGTGTCACGAAAGGCAAAGGGACGCAGGGTCCCGTCAAGCGGTGGGGCGTCCAGAAACGGAAAGGCAAGCACGCCCGCCAGGGATGGCGCCGACGGATCGGCAACCTCGGTCCGTGGAACCCGTCCCGCGTGCGCTCGACGGTCCCCCAGCAGGGGCAGACCGGCTACCACCAGCGCACCGAGCTCAACAAGCGCCTCATCGACATCGGCGAGGGCGACGAGCCCACCGTCGATGGCGGCTTCGTCAACTACGGCGAAGTCGATGGGCCGTACACGCTCGTGAAGGGCTCCGTGCCCGGTCCGGACAAGCGCCTGGTGCGCTTCCGGCCCGCGGTGCGTCCGAACGACCAGCCGCGCCTCGACCCCGAGGTGCGCTACGTCTCCAACGAATCGAACCAGGGATAA
- a CDS encoding putative RNA uridine N3 methyltransferase: protein MTTSVLVPSSLAREAEDRREATRKLGYVARAAAVYRVDRLTVYPDPDGAGKWEDGFVETVLRYAATPPHLRKEMWGKRDELEYVGVLPPLRVRSQTGSGSEGSGSLRQGIVTEVGADGRVRVNCGMQHPISLPVPADMDVEQGERVTVRVSSRRPVRAKLVDAPTTGFDVVAADLDAALSRDDAGLTIASSRYGEPVTSTRLGQLAERRDAEGGMTVAFGAPERGLPSILDVAPDAVGGDQTSDEPEGFDLWLNTVPNQGSEVVRTEEALFASLTCLTLTE from the coding sequence ATGACGACCAGCGTACTCGTGCCGTCTTCCCTTGCACGGGAAGCCGAAGACAGACGCGAGGCAACTCGCAAGCTCGGTTACGTGGCCCGCGCGGCCGCGGTCTACCGGGTTGATCGGCTGACAGTGTACCCCGACCCTGACGGGGCGGGCAAATGGGAAGACGGGTTCGTCGAAACCGTGCTGCGGTACGCCGCGACGCCCCCACACCTCCGAAAGGAGATGTGGGGTAAGCGGGACGAACTGGAGTACGTCGGCGTCCTGCCGCCGCTCCGCGTGCGTTCACAGACCGGCTCCGGATCTGAGGGTTCGGGGTCGTTAAGACAGGGAATCGTGACCGAGGTCGGAGCTGATGGGCGCGTCCGGGTCAATTGCGGCATGCAACACCCGATCTCCCTTCCCGTCCCAGCGGATATGGACGTGGAACAGGGAGAGCGCGTGACCGTCAGGGTCTCTTCGCGACGGCCGGTCCGGGCGAAACTCGTCGACGCCCCCACAACGGGATTCGACGTTGTCGCCGCGGACCTCGATGCGGCACTCTCGCGCGACGATGCCGGGCTCACTATCGCGTCCTCGCGATACGGCGAGCCGGTAACGTCGACCCGTCTCGGCCAGTTGGCCGAGCGGCGCGACGCCGAGGGCGGCATGACCGTCGCCTTCGGGGCACCCGAGCGCGGGTTACCGTCGATACTCGACGTTGCCCCGGACGCCGTCGGGGGAGACCAGACGAGCGACGAACCAGAAGGGTTCGACCTCTGGCTGAATACGGTTCCGAACCAGGGCAGTGAGGTTGTGCGAACGGAAGAAGCTCTGTTCGCCTCCCTCACCTGTCTAACCCTCACGGAGTAA
- a CDS encoding HVO_2922 family protein, with protein sequence MTDETVHESQETRSRRGIASYFRRLANRLSRGEPAPADEEQTVTVTPPAESEFEVEVEREDGTVTLEIDMEWNEDEGEVATDVAASKATFEVYEDSAEQYRWRLRHDNGNIIADSGEGYASKQKAEQGLESVKSNAPGAYVVDESKDDSVVEEGGSKATFELFKDSEGKARWRLRHDNGEIIADCGQGYASKQKAKQGLQSVKTNARGAPVEEGE encoded by the coding sequence ATGACGGACGAGACGGTCCACGAGTCACAGGAAACACGGAGTCGCAGAGGAATCGCATCGTACTTCCGGCGGTTGGCAAACAGGCTCAGCCGCGGTGAGCCAGCCCCAGCGGATGAGGAACAGACTGTAACGGTCACGCCGCCGGCCGAATCCGAGTTCGAGGTTGAGGTCGAGCGAGAGGACGGCACTGTCACCCTTGAAATCGATATGGAGTGGAACGAGGATGAGGGAGAGGTGGCGACCGATGTGGCTGCGAGCAAGGCCACGTTCGAGGTGTACGAGGACAGCGCCGAGCAGTACCGCTGGCGGCTCCGCCACGACAACGGGAACATCATCGCCGACAGCGGGGAGGGCTACGCCTCCAAGCAGAAGGCCGAGCAGGGTCTTGAGAGCGTCAAATCCAACGCGCCCGGGGCGTACGTCGTCGATGAGTCGAAAGACGACAGTGTTGTCGAAGAAGGGGGCAGCAAGGCGACATTCGAACTGTTCAAAGACAGCGAAGGGAAGGCGCGCTGGCGGCTCCGCCACGACAACGGAGAGATCATTGCCGACTGCGGGCAGGGCTACGCCTCCAAGCAGAAAGCGAAGCAGGGGCTCCAGAGCGTCAAGACGAACGCTCGCGGGGCACCGGTCGAAGAAGGCGAGTAA
- a CDS encoding MTH1187 family thiamine-binding protein encodes MTCIGFLSVAPVIEGSMSSYVADAVAALEAFDVEYETTPMGTIIEAEDSKELFAATHAAHEAVGEQADRVSTFLKIDDKRTVDQQARDKVDAVEEHLDRAARSDAAEGGD; translated from the coding sequence ATGACCTGCATAGGGTTTCTCTCGGTCGCACCGGTCATCGAAGGCAGCATGTCGTCGTACGTCGCTGACGCCGTCGCGGCGCTGGAGGCGTTCGATGTCGAGTACGAGACGACGCCGATGGGAACGATCATCGAAGCGGAGGACAGCAAAGAACTGTTCGCGGCCACCCACGCCGCTCACGAGGCTGTCGGCGAGCAGGCCGACCGCGTGAGCACGTTCCTGAAAATCGACGACAAGCGGACCGTTGACCAGCAGGCGCGAGACAAGGTCGACGCCGTCGAGGAGCATCTAGATCGGGCGGCCAGAAGCGACGCGGCCGAAGGCGGAGATTAA
- the mch gene encoding methenyltetrahydromethanopterin cyclohydrolase codes for MDSLNRMATELVDEAIDFADELTIDVHALEGDAAVLDFGVEVPGAVEAGMLLAEIQTAGLATVQSTMATVGGAPLNHVELSTDHPALALLCSQKGGWELAVDDFQALGSGPARALVAEEEAFQRIGYREDADFAVLAVETDELPDEDVASQVAERTGVPETGVFLPSFATASVTGSVVAAARAAELAVFRLAELGFDPVSVLSASGRAPVAPVADDEATAMARTTDALAYGSEVHLTVDESFDRFDEVPSVAAREYGEPLEGVFEDVDWDFAELPVELFGPAAVTIDVVGGDTHVVGETSEDVLAESFGL; via the coding sequence ATGGATAGTCTCAACCGGATGGCCACGGAACTCGTTGACGAGGCCATCGACTTCGCCGACGAACTCACGATAGACGTACACGCGCTGGAGGGCGACGCCGCGGTGCTGGACTTCGGCGTCGAGGTCCCCGGCGCTGTCGAGGCCGGCATGCTACTCGCGGAAATCCAGACGGCCGGGCTGGCGACGGTCCAGTCCACGATGGCCACCGTCGGGGGCGCGCCGCTGAACCACGTCGAACTGTCGACAGACCACCCGGCGCTGGCCCTGCTGTGCTCACAAAAGGGCGGCTGGGAGCTGGCCGTCGATGACTTTCAGGCGCTCGGGAGCGGCCCCGCACGCGCGCTCGTCGCCGAGGAGGAAGCCTTCCAGCGTATCGGCTACCGCGAGGACGCCGACTTCGCCGTGCTGGCCGTAGAGACCGACGAACTGCCGGACGAGGACGTTGCGAGCCAAGTCGCTGAGCGCACAGGCGTCCCCGAGACGGGCGTGTTCCTGCCGTCGTTCGCGACTGCGAGTGTCACCGGGAGCGTCGTCGCCGCGGCCCGGGCCGCCGAGCTGGCTGTCTTCCGACTGGCCGAACTCGGCTTCGACCCGGTGTCGGTGCTGTCGGCCAGCGGCCGCGCGCCGGTCGCGCCGGTCGCCGATGACGAAGCAACTGCGATGGCTCGGACCACAGACGCACTCGCCTACGGCAGCGAGGTCCACCTCACCGTCGACGAGTCCTTCGACCGGTTCGACGAGGTCCCCTCCGTCGCGGCCCGAGAATACGGCGAGCCGCTAGAGGGCGTCTTCGAGGACGTGGACTGGGACTTCGCGGAACTCCCCGTCGAACTGTTCGGTCCCGCTGCGGTCACCATCGACGTGGTCGGCGGCGACACGCACGTGGTGGGTGAGACGAGCGAGGACGTGCTGGCCGAGAGCTTCGGCCTGTAA